In Edaphobacter paludis, a single window of DNA contains:
- a CDS encoding alpha/beta fold hydrolase: MQRDEEINEAVVSISGVKVHYQYAGSGHPLLLLHGLVGSARNWNRNISFLARDASVFAIDLANMGESERIPGLDAGLEATADRIAAFMQKLGLDEADIGAHSHGGAVAMMLAARHPGRVRSLILFAPANPFCDLGKQLIYFYQTKFGCWFARQIPHLPRMLKATALSRMYGDPSRVADGVLEGYIAGLHVPGTMDHVLQIIRRWSADMSVLRSALAKLSKPTLLIWGDRDRAVGLSSGRQLERVLPQSSLVVIHGAGHIAFEEMPEVCNQAMRDWLLRRLPEATSAA, from the coding sequence ATGCAACGAGACGAAGAGATTAACGAGGCAGTTGTATCGATATCGGGCGTGAAGGTCCACTATCAATACGCCGGCTCGGGCCATCCCCTTCTATTGCTGCATGGTTTGGTCGGATCGGCCAGAAACTGGAATAGAAATATTAGCTTTCTGGCCCGAGATGCCAGCGTTTTTGCGATCGATCTAGCCAATATGGGAGAGTCGGAGCGCATTCCCGGGCTGGATGCCGGATTGGAAGCGACCGCGGACCGTATTGCAGCGTTTATGCAGAAGTTGGGTTTGGATGAAGCAGATATTGGCGCCCATTCTCATGGAGGAGCTGTGGCGATGATGCTGGCTGCGCGCCACCCGGGTCGCGTGCGCAGTCTCATCCTGTTTGCGCCCGCAAACCCGTTTTGCGATCTTGGGAAGCAGTTGATCTACTTCTATCAGACGAAGTTTGGGTGCTGGTTTGCGCGACAGATTCCTCATCTGCCAAGAATGCTGAAGGCCACCGCGCTGAGCCGCATGTACGGAGACCCTTCAAGGGTTGCCGATGGTGTCCTGGAGGGCTATATTGCCGGATTGCATGTTCCCGGCACAATGGATCATGTCTTGCAGATTATTCGGCGTTGGTCGGCTGATATGAGCGTTTTGCGTTCGGCCCTCGCAAAGTTAAGTAAGCCGACGCTGCTGATCTGGGGTGACCGTGATCGCGCTGTGGGGCTTTCGTCGGGTCGTCAATTGGAGAGGGTGTTGCCGCAGTCGAGCCTGGTTGTGATTCATGGCGCGGGACATATCGCGTTCGAGGAGATGCCGGAGGTTTGCAACCAGGCGATGCGCGACTGGCTCTTGCGCAGGCTTCCCGAGGCGACGAGCGCCGCTTAA
- a CDS encoding alpha/beta family hydrolase: MTQKHPSQIISIEDLHSPAGRLEAVLNTGRPDAPYSVLLCHPHPLGGGTMHNKVVYHAMKAFNSFGLPVLRFNFRSVGLSEGTFDEGRGEQEDVRAALDWLEANLKRPIIFAGFSFGSYVGLRACCGEARVKGLLALGLPVHAEGRDYTYDFLAQCGQPKLFLSGDHDEYGPRPLVEEAFASASEPKRLVWIEGAEHFFQGTADSPTPKLGVMQHEIALWLREEFSLG, translated from the coding sequence ATGACGCAAAAACATCCGTCGCAAATTATCTCTATCGAGGACCTTCACAGTCCCGCCGGTCGCCTCGAAGCCGTACTGAACACCGGCCGTCCCGACGCGCCTTACTCCGTGCTCCTCTGTCATCCCCACCCCCTAGGCGGCGGCACCATGCACAATAAAGTCGTCTATCACGCCATGAAGGCCTTTAATTCCTTTGGTTTACCGGTCCTCCGCTTCAACTTTCGCAGTGTTGGACTAAGCGAAGGGACCTTCGACGAAGGCCGCGGAGAGCAGGAAGATGTCCGCGCCGCGCTTGACTGGCTCGAAGCTAACCTCAAACGACCCATCATCTTCGCCGGTTTCTCTTTCGGCTCCTATGTGGGCCTTCGCGCCTGCTGTGGCGAAGCTCGGGTGAAAGGCTTGCTGGCGCTGGGACTGCCGGTCCATGCCGAAGGCCGCGACTATACCTATGATTTCCTGGCGCAATGCGGCCAGCCCAAACTCTTCCTCAGCGGAGACCACGACGAATACGGCCCGCGACCGCTGGTAGAAGAAGCGTTCGCCTCGGCTTCAGAACCAAAGCGCCTGGTCTGGATCGAAGGAGCAGAGCATTTTTTTCAGGGAACAGCAGACTCTCCCACGCCAAAACTCGGCGTGATGCAACACGAGATCGCACTCTGGCTACGCGAAGAATTCAGTCTGGGATAA
- a CDS encoding M20/M25/M40 family metallo-hydrolase — MAIDPIQLTKKLVDIDSTTYHEGLAGAFLYEFLASERYAVEKMTVEQPELKLTPGAGTGERFNVYAALPGVTPDIVLSTHMDTVPPFFGCTEDDEFLYGRGTCDAKGIIAAQIAAADRLRDAGVKVGLLFVVGEERDSAGAKVANQFPKGSKFLINGEPTDNRMALATKGALRVELRSHGRMAHSAYPELGESAIDKLVEALHDVNALSLPVEPEIGPSTLNIGLIEGGRAPNVIADKAEAHLLIRTVGPSQEVKDLILKTVGDRAKVTFSLDLSYVRMRKVGNRPTMVAKFATDIPTLTNWGEPFLLGPGSIHVAHTSNEKISKKELLECVDLYVELATSLVS; from the coding sequence ATGGCGATTGATCCTATTCAACTTACGAAGAAGCTCGTCGATATTGATTCGACCACCTACCATGAGGGTCTTGCAGGAGCCTTTTTGTATGAATTTCTGGCTTCAGAGCGCTATGCCGTTGAAAAGATGACGGTGGAACAGCCGGAACTGAAGCTGACTCCGGGAGCCGGGACTGGGGAGCGGTTCAATGTCTATGCCGCGCTCCCGGGGGTTACGCCGGATATCGTTCTTTCGACCCATATGGATACCGTACCTCCGTTCTTTGGCTGCACGGAGGATGACGAGTTCCTCTATGGTCGTGGAACCTGCGACGCGAAGGGGATTATCGCTGCTCAGATTGCGGCGGCGGACAGGCTGCGGGATGCGGGCGTGAAGGTTGGGCTGCTATTTGTTGTGGGGGAGGAGCGCGACTCGGCGGGGGCCAAGGTGGCCAATCAGTTCCCCAAGGGATCGAAGTTTCTGATCAATGGAGAGCCGACGGACAACCGCATGGCGCTCGCGACAAAAGGCGCGCTGCGCGTCGAGCTACGCAGCCATGGACGCATGGCGCACTCGGCGTACCCCGAGCTGGGAGAGTCGGCTATCGACAAGTTGGTGGAGGCGCTCCACGATGTGAACGCGTTGTCACTTCCGGTTGAGCCGGAGATTGGGCCTTCCACGCTGAACATCGGGCTGATCGAGGGTGGGCGCGCGCCGAATGTCATTGCGGACAAGGCAGAGGCTCATCTGCTGATCCGCACGGTAGGACCTTCGCAAGAGGTGAAAGACCTCATTTTGAAGACAGTGGGCGACCGAGCCAAGGTTACTTTCTCGCTCGATCTGAGCTATGTGCGGATGCGTAAAGTGGGGAACCGGCCTACGATGGTCGCCAAGTTCGCTACCGATATCCCGACGCTGACCAACTGGGGCGAGCCGTTTCTGCTGGGTCCGGGAAGCATTCATGTGGCGCATACGTCGAATGAGAAGATCTCAAAAAAAGAGCTGTTGGAGTGCGTAGATCTCTATGTCGAGCTGGCGACGAGTTTAGTGAGTTAG
- a CDS encoding DUF3592 domain-containing protein, with the protein MGGIFLIDSIRLWLRRRSREKKLRLAATWPTTVAEVNHWAVVPADEEANAFGVPFQIEAGFHFKLNGEYYGGYFRSVALAGGEAERLAKGDLSVNIRYDPSNPDSVAVLAEDNKKNLPFQIFSS; encoded by the coding sequence ATGGGCGGCATCTTCCTGATCGATTCAATTCGCTTATGGCTGCGCCGCAGAAGCCGCGAGAAAAAACTGCGCCTTGCCGCCACCTGGCCGACGACCGTGGCCGAGGTCAATCATTGGGCGGTAGTCCCGGCGGACGAAGAAGCCAATGCCTTTGGAGTTCCTTTTCAGATCGAAGCAGGCTTCCACTTCAAGCTCAACGGCGAATACTACGGCGGCTACTTTCGCAGCGTAGCTTTGGCCGGAGGTGAAGCGGAAAGACTTGCAAAGGGGGATCTTTCCGTCAACATCCGCTACGACCCGAGCAATCCAGATTCCGTCGCTGTCCTCGCTGAGGACAATAAGAAGAATCTCCCCTTCCAAATCTTTTCCAGCTAA
- the dnaE gene encoding DNA polymerase III subunit alpha encodes MAAEFTHLHLHSDYSLLDGACDVDKLAAHVSKIGQKAAAITDHGNIYGAVHFFDAMQKKGVKPILGCELYLSKTADHRERADGYNHFLVLAENETGYRNLVRLTSEAALHGFYRKPRVSKEFLSKHTEGLIGFSGCLAGEINQHLMAGKYEEAKQSAGYFQDIFGKNNFFLEIQDHGLEPDKGVCDALFKMERELGIPLIATNDSHYVASDDSRAHEILLCVQTAGSMNDPNRFKFDTQEFYIKTAEEMHRTFAQNPEVCNRTMQFVDRCNLKMSKVKDPFPKFDVPEGHTLDSYFESVCREGLKKRLETSVAHLRERGLLRKSIADYEARLNRELDCIKQMQFPGYFMIVWDFIRYAKEQDIPVGPGRGSAAGSLVAYVMEITDVDPLQNELLFERFLNPERVSMPDIDIDFCMNRRGEVIEYVKRKYGNDQVAQIITFNTMAAKAAIKDVGRALDMPYGEVDRIAKMIPPTIGITIEQAMKDSPTLATAYEGDARIKEVIDAAIRLEGLIRGAGVHAAGVVIAPQPLTELVPVTLTKDESLVTAYDMKAVEKMGLLKMDFLGLTTLTVIDDCLKLIKLNRGETVEMATIPLDDAKTYEQVFHRALTSGVFQFESGGMRDVLRRYKPTTVEDLTALNALYRPGPIQGGMIDDFIERKWGRRPVEYLLPELETLLHETLGVIVYQEQVMQISNVVAGYSLGDADLLRRAMGKKDAAEMDKQRERFMAGAAANKHPKDTAGKLFDLMAQFAGYGFNKSHSAAYALLAYHTAWLKTHYPVEFMAALLTSETSKPENVVKYISECREINISVVPPNVQASYANFTPVGDEIGFGLAAIKNVGHNAIDSIIKAREELKEAGKTGFSSLWEFCEKVDLRLLNKRVLESLIKAGAMDAFGGRAQVMAALDKAMEQAQKSQRDEAAGQHGLFGIFDSDIPAEGGGREDALPNVPEWDEHTRLQYEKEVLGFFVSGHPMDKYREKLRNMKVVDTATAIEMKPEPQTFRRGRSEEPQNEIAIAGVITGLKVAKSKRSGEMYAQASLEDTVGKIELIAFPQSYEKLAEKLKIDVPVLVRGVLRGEEDSAPKLAISSIQALEDVKLKLPESLRIRVPLHNPDAALLEKLHAVFLGAPGKGKLLLDLEEPGEFCAVLEPHNVMVAADRLFIDQVEELVGRGGVRVID; translated from the coding sequence ATGGCCGCAGAGTTCACCCACCTCCATCTTCACTCCGATTATTCGCTCCTCGATGGAGCCTGCGACGTCGATAAGCTGGCCGCGCATGTCAGCAAGATTGGGCAGAAGGCTGCCGCCATCACTGACCACGGCAATATCTATGGAGCGGTGCACTTCTTCGACGCCATGCAGAAGAAGGGGGTCAAGCCGATCCTTGGTTGCGAGCTTTATCTCTCAAAGACGGCTGACCACCGCGAGAGGGCGGATGGCTACAACCACTTCCTGGTACTGGCGGAGAATGAGACGGGTTACCGCAACCTTGTCCGCCTGACCAGCGAAGCTGCTCTGCATGGCTTCTATCGCAAGCCGCGGGTGTCCAAGGAATTTCTGTCGAAGCACACGGAGGGCTTGATTGGATTCTCGGGCTGTCTGGCCGGCGAAATCAATCAACACCTGATGGCGGGTAAGTACGAAGAGGCGAAGCAGAGCGCGGGATACTTTCAGGACATATTCGGCAAAAACAACTTCTTCCTTGAGATTCAGGACCATGGGCTGGAGCCGGACAAGGGTGTCTGCGATGCGCTCTTCAAGATGGAGCGCGAGCTTGGCATTCCCCTGATCGCGACCAACGACAGTCATTATGTCGCCAGCGACGACAGCCGCGCTCACGAGATTCTGCTGTGCGTGCAGACGGCCGGGAGCATGAATGACCCGAACCGCTTCAAGTTCGACACGCAGGAGTTCTACATCAAGACTGCGGAGGAGATGCACCGGACCTTCGCTCAGAATCCCGAGGTCTGCAATCGCACAATGCAGTTTGTGGACCGCTGCAACCTGAAAATGTCGAAGGTAAAAGATCCGTTTCCGAAGTTCGATGTTCCTGAAGGCCATACGCTGGACAGCTACTTTGAGAGCGTGTGCCGCGAAGGATTGAAGAAGCGGCTGGAGACTTCGGTGGCTCATCTCCGCGAGCGTGGGTTGCTGCGCAAATCGATTGCGGACTACGAGGCCAGGTTGAACCGCGAGCTTGATTGCATCAAGCAGATGCAGTTTCCCGGCTACTTCATGATTGTGTGGGACTTCATTCGCTACGCGAAGGAGCAGGATATTCCGGTGGGGCCGGGGCGTGGTTCGGCGGCGGGGTCGCTGGTCGCGTATGTGATGGAGATTACCGACGTCGATCCGCTGCAGAATGAGCTGCTGTTCGAGCGGTTTCTCAACCCCGAGCGCGTCTCCATGCCCGATATCGATATCGACTTCTGCATGAATCGCCGTGGCGAGGTCATCGAGTACGTCAAGCGCAAGTATGGCAACGACCAGGTGGCGCAGATCATCACGTTCAACACGATGGCCGCGAAGGCTGCCATCAAGGACGTTGGACGCGCTCTCGACATGCCTTATGGCGAAGTGGACCGCATCGCAAAGATGATTCCGCCGACGATCGGCATCACCATCGAGCAGGCGATGAAGGACTCGCCGACGCTGGCCACCGCCTATGAGGGCGATGCGCGCATCAAGGAAGTGATCGACGCTGCGATTCGTCTCGAGGGCCTGATTCGCGGGGCTGGCGTCCACGCCGCCGGTGTCGTGATCGCGCCGCAGCCGCTGACCGAGCTGGTGCCGGTGACGCTGACCAAGGACGAGTCGCTGGTCACGGCGTATGACATGAAGGCGGTCGAGAAGATGGGGCTGCTCAAGATGGACTTTCTTGGGCTGACTACGCTGACTGTTATTGACGACTGCCTTAAGCTCATCAAGCTGAACCGCGGCGAGACGGTGGAGATGGCGACGATACCGCTCGATGATGCGAAGACCTATGAGCAGGTATTTCATCGTGCGCTGACTTCAGGTGTGTTTCAGTTTGAATCGGGCGGAATGCGCGATGTGCTGCGACGCTACAAGCCGACCACCGTCGAAGACCTTACCGCTTTGAATGCGCTCTATCGCCCCGGCCCGATTCAGGGTGGCATGATCGACGACTTCATCGAGCGCAAGTGGGGACGCAGGCCGGTTGAGTATCTGCTGCCTGAGCTTGAAACGCTGCTGCACGAGACGCTGGGCGTCATTGTGTATCAGGAGCAGGTGATGCAGATTTCGAACGTCGTTGCTGGCTATTCGCTGGGCGACGCCGACCTGCTGCGCCGCGCGATGGGTAAGAAAGACGCTGCCGAGATGGACAAGCAGCGCGAGCGTTTTATGGCAGGCGCTGCTGCGAACAAACATCCAAAGGACACCGCTGGAAAGCTGTTTGACTTGATGGCGCAGTTCGCAGGGTATGGTTTCAATAAGTCGCACTCGGCTGCTTATGCACTGCTGGCGTATCACACTGCGTGGCTCAAGACGCATTATCCAGTGGAGTTTATGGCTGCGCTGCTGACGAGTGAAACCTCGAAGCCGGAGAACGTCGTGAAGTACATCTCGGAGTGCCGCGAGATCAATATCTCCGTTGTGCCGCCGAATGTGCAGGCTTCCTATGCCAACTTCACCCCTGTGGGGGATGAGATTGGCTTTGGCCTGGCCGCGATTAAGAATGTTGGGCACAACGCGATTGATTCCATCATTAAAGCGCGCGAGGAATTGAAGGAAGCGGGAAAGACCGGCTTCAGCAGCCTTTGGGAGTTCTGCGAGAAGGTCGATCTTCGGTTGCTGAATAAGCGTGTCCTGGAATCGCTGATTAAAGCTGGCGCGATGGACGCGTTTGGTGGGCGCGCTCAGGTGATGGCCGCACTAGATAAAGCGATGGAGCAGGCACAGAAGTCGCAGCGCGATGAGGCAGCGGGGCAGCATGGACTGTTTGGGATATTCGATTCGGATATCCCCGCAGAGGGCGGCGGTCGCGAAGATGCTTTGCCCAATGTGCCTGAGTGGGATGAACATACCCGATTGCAGTATGAGAAGGAGGTTCTGGGATTTTTTGTCTCGGGGCATCCGATGGACAAGTATCGCGAGAAGCTGCGCAACATGAAGGTGGTAGATACGGCGACTGCGATTGAGATGAAGCCGGAGCCGCAAACCTTTCGGCGCGGGCGCAGTGAAGAGCCACAGAATGAAATTGCCATCGCTGGCGTGATTACCGGGCTGAAGGTGGCGAAGTCGAAGCGTTCGGGCGAGATGTACGCGCAGGCTTCGCTCGAAGATACGGTGGGAAAGATTGAGCTGATCGCGTTTCCGCAGTCTTATGAGAAGCTGGCGGAGAAGTTGAAGATCGACGTCCCGGTGCTGGTGCGCGGCGTGCTCCGTGGGGAGGAAGACTCTGCGCCCAAGCTGGCGATTTCGAGTATTCAGGCGCTCGAGGATGTGAAGCTGAAGTTGCCGGAGTCGCTGCGGATCAGGGTTCCGCTGCATAATCCCGACGCGGCGTTGCTGGAAAAGCTTCATGCGGTATTTCTTGGTGCGCCGGGGAAGGGCAAGCTACTGCTGGATCTCGAAGAACCGGGGGAGTTCTGCGCCGTGCTGGAGCCGCATAACGTGATGGTGGCGGCGGATCGTCTCTTCATCGACCAGGTGGAAGAGCTGGTCGGGCGGGGCGGTGTTCGGGTGATTGATTGA
- a CDS encoding acetyl-CoA carboxylase carboxyltransferase subunit alpha has translation MAEHEASRAAHAHPVAAPVPEAWIKTELARHAQRPYPMDFIEALFTDFSEIHGDRAFGDDAAMSCGMAYFHGEPVLVVGNLKGRTLKERVARKFGSPDPEGYRKALRAMKIAEKFGHPVFTFIDLAGANPGIGAEERGQGEAIARNLLEMSRLRVPTIATITGEGGSGGALALAVADRVLMLENAIYSVISPEGCASIMWKDAGKKQQAADALKYTAIDVQRLGCVDDVLSEPEGGTQNDPAAAMAMVDEKLQYHLAALRGLPIEELLEQRYRKFRNIAQFYTTV, from the coding sequence ATGGCTGAACACGAAGCAAGCAGAGCAGCGCACGCTCATCCTGTAGCCGCACCGGTTCCGGAAGCGTGGATCAAAACGGAGCTGGCCCGGCACGCCCAGCGCCCTTATCCGATGGACTTCATCGAAGCACTCTTTACCGACTTCAGCGAGATCCACGGCGACCGAGCCTTCGGCGACGACGCAGCGATGAGTTGCGGAATGGCGTACTTTCATGGCGAACCGGTGCTGGTTGTCGGTAACCTGAAGGGCAGGACGCTCAAGGAACGGGTGGCGCGGAAGTTCGGCAGCCCTGATCCTGAAGGCTATCGCAAGGCGCTTCGTGCGATGAAGATTGCGGAGAAATTCGGTCATCCTGTCTTTACCTTTATCGACTTGGCAGGGGCGAATCCTGGCATCGGCGCGGAAGAGCGTGGTCAGGGCGAGGCTATTGCACGCAACCTGCTTGAGATGTCGCGGCTGAGGGTGCCGACCATTGCCACGATTACGGGCGAAGGAGGTTCGGGCGGCGCCTTGGCGCTGGCAGTCGCTGACCGGGTCTTGATGCTCGAAAATGCGATTTATTCGGTCATCTCCCCCGAGGGTTGTGCCTCGATCATGTGGAAGGACGCCGGCAAGAAACAGCAGGCAGCCGATGCTCTCAAATACACGGCCATTGACGTCCAACGCTTAGGCTGTGTCGATGACGTACTGTCGGAGCCTGAGGGCGGTACGCAGAACGATCCGGCTGCGGCCATGGCGATGGTCGATGAAAAGCTTCAGTATCATCTTGCGGCGCTCCGAGGGTTGCCTATCGAGGAACTGCTCGAGCAGCGCTACCGCAAGTTCCGCAATATCGCGCAGTTCTACACCACCGTTTAG
- a CDS encoding CPBP family intramembrane glutamic endopeptidase, protein MKAFDSTPSTRSDRALQIALFITSAAWFFASQTLAGRAAMGLSVRFNLSDERPLLGVVFLLFLLAIGFCFLQMVAHQSASMREALGLPRRATAGREWGIGAAIGWGLVVLAVLPMALGRTLHIEFWTAPRAFWLVVLNLVMLAISALVEEVAFRGYPFRRLIEAVGPTAATVLISLFFGLLHAFNPDATWISVLITMFAGILLSIAWLRTHGLWLGWGLHFAWNASMGVLFGLPVSGIINFSSVVQTRAIGPTWLTGGDYGPEGALFTLVVLTIGVVVVVFATRDYAWDYTRKPIIAAGYPMDVPPPEAHTAMEQGAKPVSLVQILPTTPQERSANEPPR, encoded by the coding sequence TTGAAGGCGTTTGATTCGACACCGTCAACCCGTTCGGACCGTGCGCTGCAAATCGCGCTCTTCATCACTTCTGCTGCGTGGTTTTTTGCTTCGCAGACGCTGGCGGGTCGCGCAGCCATGGGTCTTTCGGTGCGCTTTAACCTGAGCGACGAGCGGCCTCTGCTTGGCGTGGTGTTTCTGCTGTTTTTGCTGGCCATCGGCTTCTGCTTTCTGCAGATGGTTGCTCATCAGAGTGCGTCCATGCGCGAGGCGCTTGGCCTGCCCCGACGAGCAACCGCTGGGCGTGAGTGGGGTATCGGTGCGGCGATTGGATGGGGATTGGTTGTTCTCGCCGTGCTGCCGATGGCGCTTGGCCGCACGCTGCACATCGAGTTCTGGACGGCGCCGAGAGCCTTCTGGCTCGTCGTCCTTAATCTGGTGATGCTTGCGATCAGTGCGCTGGTTGAGGAAGTAGCCTTTCGCGGGTATCCATTCCGCCGCCTGATCGAGGCTGTCGGACCGACTGCGGCGACTGTTCTGATATCGCTGTTCTTCGGCTTACTTCACGCCTTCAATCCTGACGCGACTTGGATCAGCGTCCTTATCACCATGTTCGCTGGAATCCTGCTTTCGATTGCATGGCTGCGCACTCATGGATTGTGGCTGGGGTGGGGACTACACTTCGCCTGGAACGCGAGCATGGGCGTACTGTTTGGCCTGCCCGTGAGTGGAATCATCAATTTTTCCAGCGTGGTTCAGACCCGCGCTATCGGCCCCACCTGGCTTACTGGCGGAGACTATGGACCGGAAGGGGCCTTGTTTACGTTGGTAGTCCTAACGATTGGCGTTGTCGTGGTCGTCTTCGCGACCCGCGACTACGCATGGGACTACACGCGCAAGCCCATCATCGCGGCGGGGTACCCCATGGATGTACCACCGCCCGAAGCACATACGGCCATGGAGCAGGGAGCCAAGCCGGTATCGCTGGTTCAGATATTGCCTACAACGCCTCAAGAGCGCTCTGCGAATGAACCTCCCCGGTAG
- a CDS encoding arginine deiminase-related protein translates to MTPSSVASSPASTFASLPHFDRPTFLMCAPEWYDVNYVINPWMAGNLHQSSRDTAFTQWKALHQQLQRLADVRLLHPRQGSPDMVFVGHSALVQHGVAAVSSFAHPQRQTEEAHLRRWFQDAGFLVWETPRETAFEGEGDVVFSAAGDKLWAAHGSRTCKQSHKHLADAWHTTVTSLHLVDPRFYHLDLCFAPLSGGELIYFPEAFDAVSLAKIEAAYSADKRIVVSEMEATQFACNVINIGKHILMGKVETDLAQRLRARGYEVEELNLSEFIRGGGSAKSLVLRLSDMDVTHGSAVKA, encoded by the coding sequence ATGACACCCTCCTCCGTAGCATCTTCCCCAGCCTCGACGTTTGCTTCTTTGCCCCATTTCGATCGCCCCACCTTCCTGATGTGTGCGCCCGAATGGTATGACGTGAATTACGTCATCAATCCATGGATGGCAGGCAATCTCCATCAATCTTCGCGGGATACAGCGTTCACCCAATGGAAGGCGCTGCATCAGCAGCTGCAGCGGCTTGCCGATGTGCGGCTCCTTCATCCCCGGCAAGGTTCGCCGGATATGGTTTTTGTGGGTCACTCCGCGCTGGTCCAGCACGGCGTAGCTGCCGTCTCCAGCTTTGCGCATCCGCAACGCCAGACCGAAGAAGCGCATCTACGGCGCTGGTTTCAGGACGCCGGATTCCTGGTATGGGAGACGCCCCGTGAGACGGCGTTTGAGGGAGAAGGTGACGTTGTTTTTAGCGCAGCGGGCGATAAGCTCTGGGCTGCGCATGGATCGAGAACCTGCAAGCAAAGTCATAAACATCTTGCGGACGCCTGGCATACAACTGTCACCTCGCTCCACCTCGTCGATCCACGCTTTTACCACCTGGATCTTTGCTTCGCTCCACTGAGCGGCGGGGAACTGATTTATTTTCCAGAGGCGTTCGATGCGGTCTCGCTGGCGAAGATCGAAGCCGCCTACAGTGCCGATAAGCGCATTGTGGTCAGCGAGATGGAAGCTACTCAGTTTGCTTGCAACGTCATCAATATTGGCAAGCATATCCTGATGGGCAAGGTTGAGACTGATTTGGCGCAACGGCTTCGGGCCCGAGGCTATGAGGTCGAAGAGCTAAATTTGAGCGAGTTCATTCGCGGCGGCGGATCGGCAAAATCGCTGGTTCTGCGTTTGAGCGATATGGATGTCACTCATGGTTCTGCTGTGAAGGCTTGA
- the pyrF gene encoding orotidine-5'-phosphate decarboxylase, producing MELTPKDRLAVALDFPSAKSALDLVDQLSGTCQWFKVGMELYYATGNAFVETLRNRGFNVFLDLKLHDIPNTVAGAIRSATQAGASLLTIHASGGPAMMAAATEAAQAPDSPRLLAVTVLTSMDAAQLAAIGVTSSPADQVLRLAKLAQKSGINGMVCSPEEAGILRSELGSGPLLVIPGIRPAGSDVGDQKRIATPTIAIERGASMLVVGRPITRAANPAETAESILKEIERASGTDR from the coding sequence GTGGAACTCACCCCAAAAGACCGCCTCGCCGTAGCCCTCGACTTCCCTTCCGCCAAATCCGCTCTTGACCTTGTCGACCAGCTCTCCGGCACCTGCCAATGGTTCAAGGTCGGCATGGAGCTCTATTACGCCACCGGTAACGCCTTCGTCGAGACTCTCCGCAACCGCGGCTTCAACGTCTTCCTCGACCTCAAGCTCCACGACATCCCCAACACCGTTGCGGGAGCCATTCGTTCCGCCACCCAGGCTGGAGCCTCACTGCTGACGATCCATGCCTCCGGCGGCCCAGCGATGATGGCTGCAGCAACAGAAGCAGCTCAGGCGCCCGATTCCCCCCGGCTTCTCGCCGTCACTGTGCTCACCAGCATGGACGCCGCCCAACTCGCCGCCATAGGCGTAACCTCTTCTCCCGCCGACCAGGTGCTGCGCCTCGCAAAGCTCGCTCAGAAGTCCGGTATCAACGGAATGGTCTGCTCCCCTGAAGAAGCAGGCATCCTCCGCTCAGAGTTGGGCAGCGGTCCTCTCCTGGTCATTCCCGGGATCCGTCCCGCCGGCAGCGACGTCGGCGATCAGAAGCGTATCGCCACCCCGACCATCGCCATCGAGCGCGGAGCCTCTATGCTGGTCGTCGGGAGACCCATAACCCGCGCCGCCAATCCAGCCGAGACTGCAGAATCTATCCTCAAAGAGATCGAACGGGCCTCCGGGACTGACAGATAG
- a CDS encoding septal ring lytic transglycosylase RlpA family protein, which yields MKLIPSTIRDRKVTMMKGGVVVVTLMLAFGAAASASDPAPAAKDSANHTAQKAKAHHWYQIGEASWYGIRFQGHKTATGEAFDMNALTCAHRSLPLGSWIRVTNLRNHKSIFVRVNDRGPVPEDRVVDLSYAAARAVGIHGLAKVKLEPVRGGDPKLAQELLAQLQIPVLPNAHTGE from the coding sequence ATGAAACTGATTCCTTCCACAATACGCGACCGCAAGGTCACTATGATGAAAGGCGGAGTGGTCGTCGTAACGCTGATGTTGGCGTTCGGCGCTGCGGCATCGGCAAGCGATCCCGCACCAGCCGCAAAAGATTCTGCAAACCACACGGCACAAAAAGCAAAGGCCCATCACTGGTACCAGATTGGCGAAGCCTCCTGGTACGGCATTCGCTTTCAGGGGCACAAGACCGCCACGGGCGAGGCCTTCGACATGAATGCCCTCACCTGCGCGCACCGCAGCCTCCCTCTAGGCAGTTGGATCAGAGTCACCAACCTTCGCAACCACAAGTCCATCTTCGTTCGTGTCAACGACCGTGGCCCAGTACCTGAGGATCGTGTCGTCGACCTCTCCTACGCAGCGGCTCGCGCCGTAGGTATTCACGGCTTGGCCAAGGTCAAGTTGGAACCTGTACGCGGAGGCGATCCCAAGCTGGCACAAGAACTACTGGCCCAGCTTCAGATCCCTGTTCTCCCCAACGCCCACACCGGCGAATAG